The Candidatus Omnitrophota bacterium genome has a window encoding:
- the dapA gene encoding 4-hydroxy-tetrahydrodipicolinate synthase, with translation MLKGSIVAIVTPFDSQGNINEAKLKELIDWHIDCGTDGILVCGTTGESATLTHPEHKRIIDLAVLHIDKRVPVLAGCGSNSTHEALDLVTHAKSAGADFALVITPYYNKPTQEGLYRHFKEIADNVDMPIIIYNVPSRTGSNILPETVARIYKDCKNVVGIKEASGSLDQITKIMSLVDDKFLLFSGSDEINLPILATGASGVVSVAANIVPKEIHQLVAKFLEGDLAEARKIQLHLYELIKTLFVETNPIPVKTALGLMGLIEPNMRLPLCNLSETNLSTLKIVLKKYKLI, from the coding sequence ATGCTTAAAGGAAGTATTGTCGCTATAGTAACGCCTTTTGACTCTCAAGGAAATATAAACGAAGCTAAGTTGAAAGAGTTGATTGATTGGCATATTGATTGCGGCACCGACGGTATTTTAGTTTGCGGGACGACTGGAGAAAGTGCAACTCTTACTCATCCTGAACATAAGCGGATTATTGATTTAGCGGTTTTGCATATAGATAAAAGAGTTCCGGTTTTGGCTGGTTGCGGTTCTAATTCAACTCATGAGGCTCTTGATCTGGTTACTCATGCCAAGAGCGCTGGAGCAGATTTTGCTTTAGTAATTACTCCTTATTATAATAAACCCACCCAAGAGGGGCTTTATCGGCACTTTAAAGAAATAGCTGATAATGTTGATATGCCGATAATTATTTATAATGTTCCTTCGCGCACCGGAAGCAACATCCTTCCTGAGACCGTGGCTAGAATTTATAAGGATTGTAAGAATGTTGTCGGGATTAAAGAAGCTAGTGGTTCACTTGATCAAATTACTAAGATAATGAGTTTGGTAGACGATAAGTTTCTGCTTTTTTCAGGAAGTGATGAGATCAATTTGCCGATACTTGCTACCGGCGCATCAGGAGTAGTTTCGGTGGCCGCAAATATCGTACCTAAGGAAATCCATCAGCTGGTAGCGAAGTTTTTAGAGGGTGATTTAGCTGAGGCTAGAAAAATTCAACTCCATCTTTATGAGTTAATTAAAACTCTTTTTGTTGAAACAAATCCGATCCCGGTAAAAACTGCCTTAGGGCTTATGGGGTTAATTGAGCCGAATATGCGCCTACCTTTATGTAATTTGAGTGAGACAAATCTAAGTACTTTAAAGATAGTTTTGAAAAAGTATAAGTTAATTTAA